From one Eptesicus fuscus isolate TK198812 chromosome 3, DD_ASM_mEF_20220401, whole genome shotgun sequence genomic stretch:
- the LOC103305071 gene encoding HIV Tat-specific factor 1 homolog, whose translation MSGNNLDEKDDFDEQLRMQKLYGDTKDGNTQKDPRRETNSFRQQPDDTPYEWDLDKKAWFPKITEDFIATYQANYGFPNDGVSSSTTNVQDVSSRPAEETPQRKTSEPSDPKNRGEKRKAELGWFHVEEDRNTNVYVSGLPSDITLDEFIQLMSKFGIIMRDPQTEEFKVKLYKDNQGNLKGDGLCCYLKRESVDLALKLLDEDEIRGHRLHVEVARFQLKGEYDASKKKKKCKDYKKKLSLQQKQLDWRPERRDGPSRMRHERVVIIKNMFHPMDFEDDPLVLNEIREDLRVECSKFGQIRKLLVFDRHPGGVASVSFRDPEEADYCIQTLNGRWFGGRQITAQVWDGTTDYQVEETTREREERLKGWEAFLNAPEANKGLGCSNSICASERAGPSIVRHFSEHPSSSKMKAQEAATQMEFEEPIDEKFEKTKDGGEFEEDAKESDIKREAEECYPQKGSERKYEEACPQRDRRDYLERESGEGSPRKELEEVSPKKESKVNGPGREPQKRLKNDFEENGFEKESKEDGPNQGTEEENGPQKEFEENELERESEEHCSEKLFEDGPEKELGENGLKKEFDENGSDKGFHENVLEKELEENDSEKSEFEDDNSEKVFDGEGSERDFYDESDEMEGEGDAYEKVFDEESDEKGDEEDADEKGLEGADEKEEKDDADEKMFEYSDEKEGEVDAKEDEEGIDENMFEDDDSNEKLFVEDSREKLFDDSDEKGMVGGLRNVQEEGALSICSSSLLSSDDDDI comes from the coding sequence ATGAGCGGCAACAACTTGGATGAGAAAGATGACTTTGATGAGCAGTTGCGAATGCAAAAGTTGTATGGAGACACTAAGGATGGAAATACCCAGAAAGATCCCAGAAGAGAAACCAATTCTTTCAGGCAGCAGCCAGATGACACCCCCTATGAGTGGGACCTGGATAAGAAGGCTTGGTTCCCCAAGATCACTGAAGATTTCATTGCTACATATCAGGCCAATTATGGCTTTCCTAATGATGGTGTGTCTAGCTCTACTACAAATGTTCAAGATGTTAGTAGTAGGCCTGCAGAGGAAACTCCTCAAAGAAAGACCTCTGAACCCAGTGATCCCAAAAataggggagaaaagagaaaggctGAATTAGGATGGTTTCATGTTGAAGAAGACAGAAATACAAATGTATATGTGTCTGGCTTGCCTTCAGATATTACACTGGATGAATTTATACAGCTCATGTCCAAGTTTGGCATTATTATGAGAGATCCTCAAACAGAAGAATTTAAAGTCAAGCTTTACAAAGACAATCAAGGAAATCTTAAAGGAGATGGGCTTTGCTGTTATTTGAAGAGGGAATCTGTGGATCTTGCATTAAAACTTTTGGATGAAGATGAAATTAGAGGCCACAGATTACATGTCGAGGTGGCAAGGTTTCAACTGAAGGGGGAATATGATGCctctaagaagaagaagaagtgcaAGGACTACAAGAAAAAGCTGTCTCTGCAACAAAAGCAGTTGGATTGGAGACCCGAGAGAAGGGATGGGCCATCCCGAATGCGCCATGAGCGAGTTGTCATCATCAAAAATATGTTTCATCCCATGGATTTTGAGGATGATCCATTGGTGCTGAATGAGATCAGAGAAGATCTTCGAGTAGAGTGTTCAAAGTTTGGACAAATTAGGAAGCTCCTTGTGTTTGATAGACACCCAGGTGGTGTGGCCTCTGTGTCCTTCAGGGATCCAGAGGAAGCTGATTATTGTATTCAAACCCTTAATGGACGGTGGTTTGGTGGCCGTCAAATCACTGCCCAAGTGTGGGATGGAACTACAGATTATCAGGTGGAGGAGACcacaagagaaagggaggaaaggttGAAAGGATGGGAGGCTTTCCTCAATGCTCCTGAGGCGAATAAAGGTCTTGGGTGTTCAAATTCCATCTGTGCTTCAGAAAGGGCAGGGCCTTCTATAGTAAGGCATTTTTCAGAGCACCCTAGCTCATCTAAAATGAAGGCTCAAGAAGCTGCAACTCAAATGGAATTTGAAGAACCTATAGATGAAAAGTTTGAAAAAACAAAGGATGGGGGAGAATTTGAAGAAGATGCTAAAGAAAGTGACATCAAACGAGAGGCTGAAGAATGCTACCCCCAAAAAGGATCTGAAAGAAAGTATGAGGAAGCCTGCCCCCAAAGAGATCGTAGAGACTACCTTGAAAGAGAGTCTGGAGAAGGTAGTCCCAGAAAAGAGTTGGAAGAGGTTAGTCCTAAAAAAGAGTCTAAAGTGAATGGCCCTGGAAGAGAACCCCAAAAGcgattaaaaaatgattttgaagaGAATGGCTTTGAAAAGGAGTCTAAAGAAGATGGCCCCAACCAGGGGACTGAAGAAGAGAATGGCCCCCAAAAGGAGTTTGAAGAAAATGAGTTGGAAAGAGAATCTGAAGAACACTGCTCTGAAAAGTTGTTTGAAGATGGCCCTGAAAAAGAATTAGGAGAAAATGGCCTCAAAAAAGAGTTTGATGAGAATGGCTCTGACAAGGGGTTTCATGAAAATGTGCTCGAAAAAGAGTTAGAAGAAAATGACTCTGAAAAATCAGAATTTGAAGATGACAACTCTGAAAAAGTGTTTGATGGGGAAGGCTCTGAGAGAGACTTTTACGACGAATCAGATGAaatggaaggagaaggagatgcaTATGAAAAAGTTTTTGATGAGGAGTCTGATGAAAAAGGGGACGAAGAAGATGCAGATGAAAAGGGGCTTGAAGGTGCTgatgaaaaggaggaaaaagatgaTGCAGATGAAAAGATGTTTGAATATTCAGATGAAAAAGAAGGTGAAGTAGATGCAAAGGAGGATGAAGAAGGTATAGATGAAAATATGTTTGAAGATGATGATTCCAATGAGAAGTTGTTTGTAGAGGATTCACGTGAGAAGTTGTTCGATGATTCTGATGAGAAAGGGATGGTGGGTGGTTTGCGGAATGTTCAGGAAGAAGGGGCCCTGTCCATATGCAGCAGCTCTCTCCTCagtagtgatgatgatgacattTAA